One Glycine max cultivar Williams 82 chromosome 4, Glycine_max_v4.0, whole genome shotgun sequence DNA segment encodes these proteins:
- the LOC100500204 gene encoding protein DETOXIFICATION 27 isoform X1 codes for MGSLKGDSGHANGENLTEALLPTRDAQQQHQTDDEEQRFGDKLWLETRKLWLIVGPSIFSRLASFTMNVVTQAFAGHLGDVELAAISIANNVLVGFNFGLLLGMASALETLCGQAFGAKRYHLLGIYMQRSWIVLFMCCFLLLPFYVFATPLLKFLGQPDDVAEWSGVVAVWLIPLHFSFAFQFPMQRFLQCQLKTAVIAWVSLLGLVVNVVTSWLFIYVWDFGLYGAAISLDISWWVLVFGMYAYIAYGGCPLTWNGFSLEAFSGLWEFLTLSSASGVMLCLENWYYKILLLMTGQLENATIAVDALSVCMTINGWEMMIPLAFFAGTGVRVANELGAGNGKAAKFATQVSVAQSTIIGLIFCVLIMIFHEHIAYIFTTSTSVLQAVDNMSLLLAITILLNSVQPVLSGVAVGSGWQAYVAYINIGCYYLIGFPLGIIMGWVFKSGVIGIWGGMIFGGTAIQTLILIIVTIRCDWEKEEEKACFRVSKWSKSNSNGNLEASN; via the exons ATGGGGAGCTTGAAAGGAGACAGTGGACATGCCAATGGCGAAAATCTTACCGAAGCTCTTTTGCCAACACGAGAtgcacaacaacaacatcaaacaGACGACGAGGAACAAAGATTTGGTGACAAGCTCTGGCTTGAAACCAGGAAGTTATGGCTCATTGTGGGGCCCTCTATATTCAGCCGCCTCGCGTCGTTCACCATGAATGTTGTCACCCAAGCCTTCGCCGGTCACTTGGGTGATGTCGAACTCGCTGCCATTTCTATCGCCAACAACGTTCTTGTTGGCTTCAATTTCGGCCTCCTT TTGGGGATGGCGAGCGCGTTGGAGACACTGTGCGGGCAAGCGTTTGGGGCGAAGAGATACCACTTGTTGGGGATATACATGCAGAGGTCATGGATTGTTCTGTTCATGTGCTGTTTCCTGCTGTTGCCGTTTTATGTTTTTGCAACGCCGCTTCTGAAATTCCTAGGACAGCCAGATGACGTGGCAGAGTGGAGCGGGGTGGTGGCAGTGTGGCTCATTCCCCTGCACTTCAGTTTCGCGTTTCAGTTTCCTATGCAGAGATTCCTACAGTGCCAGCTCAAGACAGCAGTTATTGCTTGGGTTTCTCTGCTGGGTTTGGTGGTTAATGTGGTCACAAGCTGGCTCTTCATTTATGTCTGGGATTTTGGACTTTATGGCGCAGCTATTtctttggacatttcttggtgGGTTTTGGTTTTTGGCATGTATGCTTACATTGCCTATGGTGGCTGCCCTTTGACTTGGAATGGTTTCTCCCTTGAAGCTTTTTCTGGACTCTGGGAATTCCTCACACTCTCTTCCGCTTCTGGGGTCATGTTATG CTTAGAGAACTGGTACTACAAGATATTGCTACTTATGACTGGCCAGTTGGAGAATGCCACTATCGCTGTCGATGCCTTGTCTGTATG TATGACCATCAACGGGTGGGAAATGATGATTCCCCTGGCTTTCTTCGCGGGTACTGG GGTAAGGGTGGCGAACGAGTTAGGCGCAGGAAATGGCAAAGCAGCAAAATTTGCAACGCAAGTATCAGTGGCACAATCAACAATCATTGGGCTTATATTTTGCGTTCTGATAATGATATTCCATGAGCATATAGCATACATATTCACCACCAGCACTTCCGTCCTACAAGCCGTTGACAACATGTCATTACTCTTAGCTATCACCATTCTTCTCAACAGTGTACAACCCGTTTTGTCAG GAGTGGCTGTTGGATCCGGATGGCAAGCATACGttgcatatataaatatagGATGCTACTACCTTATCGGGTTCCCACTCGGAATTATAATGGGATGGGTCTTCAAAAGTGGTGTAATT GGCATTTGGGGGGGCATGATTTTTGGTGGCACAGCAATTCAAACGCTGATACTGATCATAGTAACGATACGATGTGATTGGGAAAAGGAG GAGGAGAAAGCTTGCTTTCGTGTAAGTAAGTGGTCAAAATCTAACTCCAATGGCAATCTGGAAGCCTCCAATTAA
- the LOC100804881 gene encoding putative clathrin assembly protein At4g40080: MRVKIGFLTQKHNPLYKVPNSSSSAMAQQNRLRNLAQSLKDKASVIAAALSTKRHVSSVRVHVLRATTHALAAPPSEETISAVLVVGSHQKRHPRACIDALMDRLHSTRSATVALKCLYTLHNVVVKGPFILKDQLSCYPSYGGHNFLNLSTFRDGSDLESLELSSWVRWYAGVLEQSLTVSRILGYYLNHSCESQEKKKTLVSKASNADLLYKLEALVGFVEQTSHVPDSLHLQRNELVYEVVRLVGENYRSVQGEILMRVEELGGRIMEDVGELNELVGYLGRLEETREKLVLLFVNRGKNNEFWDSVKKTKEKGVARKKEIERKWLAVVVVAGNAAEFTRSTNPFLDPGQLSPVPRLSFATVR; this comes from the coding sequence ATGCGAGTGAAGATTGGGTTTCTGACTCAAAAACACAACCCTTTATATAAGGTAccaaattcttcttcttccgcaATGGCCCAGCAAAATCGATTAAGAAATTTGGCTCAAAGCCTCAAAGACAAAGCCTCAGTAATCGCTGCAGCGCTATCCACGAAGCGACACGTGTCCTCCGTCCGCGTGCACGTGCTCCGCGCCACCACGCACGCCCTCGCCGCGCCGCCCTCCGAGGAAACAATCTCCGCCGTCCTCGTGGTCGGGTCCCACCAGaagcgccaccctcgcgcttgCATCGACGCGCTAATGGACCGCCTCCACAGCACGCGCAGCGCCACCGTGGCACTCAAATGCCTCTACACACTCCACAACGTCGTCGTAAAGGGACCCTTCATTTTGAAAGACCAACTCTCCTGTTACCCTTCCTACGGTGGCCACAATTTCTTGAACCTCTCCACCTTCCGAGACGGCTCGGACTTGGAATCGCTCGAACTCAGTTCGTGGGTTCGCTGGTACGCGGGAGTGTTGGAACAGAGCTTAACCGTTTCAAGGATCTTAGGTTATTACTTGAACCACTCTTGCGAGtcccaagaaaagaaaaagactttGGTTTCGAAGGCGTCGAATGCGGATTTGTTGTATAAGTTGGAGGCTCTCGTGGGTTTCGTCGAACAAACAAGCCACGTTCCAGATTCGTTGCACCTTCAGAGGAACGAGTTGGTGTACGAGGTTGTGAGATTGGTGGGGGAGAATTATAGGAGCGTGCAAGGTGAGATTTTGATGCGTGTTGAGGAGCTTGGGGGAAGAATAATGGAGGACGTGGGTGAGTTGAACGAGTTGGTGGGGTATTTGGGGAGATTGGAGGAGACTCGTGAAAAGTTGGTGCTTTTGTTTGTGAATAGGGGAAAGAACAATGAGTTCTGGGATTCGGTTAAGAAGACCAAGGAGAAGGGTGTGGCGAGGAAGAAGGAGATTGAAAGGAAGTGGCTcgcggtggtggtggtggcaggGAACGCCGCCGAGTTTACTCGGTCCACCAACCCGTTTCTTGACCCGGGGCAACTCAGTCCGGTCCCACGGTTAAGTTTTGCAACGGTAAGGTGA
- the LOC100500204 gene encoding protein DETOXIFICATION 27 isoform X2, which yields MGSLKGDSGHANGENLTEALLPTRDAQQQHQTDDEEQRFGDKLWLETRKLWLIVGPSIFSRLASFTMNVVTQAFAGHLGDVELAAISIANNVLVGFNFGLLLGMASALETLCGQAFGAKRYHLLGIYMQRSWIVLFMCCFLLLPFYVFATPLLKFLGQPDDVAEWSGVVAVWLIPLHFSFAFQFPMQRFLQCQLKTAVIAWVSLLGLVVNVVTSWLFIYVWDFGLYGAAISLDISWWVLVFGMYAYIAYGGCPLTWNGFSLEAFSGLWEFLTLSSASGVMLCLENWYYKILLLMTGQLENATIAVDALSVCMTINGWEMMIPLAFFAGTGVRVANELGAGNGKAAKFATQVSVAQSTIIGLIFCVLIMIFHEHIAYIFTTSTSVLQAVDNMSLLLAITILLNSVQPVLSGVAVGSGWQAYVAYINIGCYYLIGFPLGIIMGWVFKSGVIGIWGGMIFGGTAIQTLILIIVTIRCDWEKEEEKACFRVRLWRRIR from the exons ATGGGGAGCTTGAAAGGAGACAGTGGACATGCCAATGGCGAAAATCTTACCGAAGCTCTTTTGCCAACACGAGAtgcacaacaacaacatcaaacaGACGACGAGGAACAAAGATTTGGTGACAAGCTCTGGCTTGAAACCAGGAAGTTATGGCTCATTGTGGGGCCCTCTATATTCAGCCGCCTCGCGTCGTTCACCATGAATGTTGTCACCCAAGCCTTCGCCGGTCACTTGGGTGATGTCGAACTCGCTGCCATTTCTATCGCCAACAACGTTCTTGTTGGCTTCAATTTCGGCCTCCTT TTGGGGATGGCGAGCGCGTTGGAGACACTGTGCGGGCAAGCGTTTGGGGCGAAGAGATACCACTTGTTGGGGATATACATGCAGAGGTCATGGATTGTTCTGTTCATGTGCTGTTTCCTGCTGTTGCCGTTTTATGTTTTTGCAACGCCGCTTCTGAAATTCCTAGGACAGCCAGATGACGTGGCAGAGTGGAGCGGGGTGGTGGCAGTGTGGCTCATTCCCCTGCACTTCAGTTTCGCGTTTCAGTTTCCTATGCAGAGATTCCTACAGTGCCAGCTCAAGACAGCAGTTATTGCTTGGGTTTCTCTGCTGGGTTTGGTGGTTAATGTGGTCACAAGCTGGCTCTTCATTTATGTCTGGGATTTTGGACTTTATGGCGCAGCTATTtctttggacatttcttggtgGGTTTTGGTTTTTGGCATGTATGCTTACATTGCCTATGGTGGCTGCCCTTTGACTTGGAATGGTTTCTCCCTTGAAGCTTTTTCTGGACTCTGGGAATTCCTCACACTCTCTTCCGCTTCTGGGGTCATGTTATG CTTAGAGAACTGGTACTACAAGATATTGCTACTTATGACTGGCCAGTTGGAGAATGCCACTATCGCTGTCGATGCCTTGTCTGTATG TATGACCATCAACGGGTGGGAAATGATGATTCCCCTGGCTTTCTTCGCGGGTACTGG GGTAAGGGTGGCGAACGAGTTAGGCGCAGGAAATGGCAAAGCAGCAAAATTTGCAACGCAAGTATCAGTGGCACAATCAACAATCATTGGGCTTATATTTTGCGTTCTGATAATGATATTCCATGAGCATATAGCATACATATTCACCACCAGCACTTCCGTCCTACAAGCCGTTGACAACATGTCATTACTCTTAGCTATCACCATTCTTCTCAACAGTGTACAACCCGTTTTGTCAG GAGTGGCTGTTGGATCCGGATGGCAAGCATACGttgcatatataaatatagGATGCTACTACCTTATCGGGTTCCCACTCGGAATTATAATGGGATGGGTCTTCAAAAGTGGTGTAATT GGCATTTGGGGGGGCATGATTTTTGGTGGCACAGCAATTCAAACGCTGATACTGATCATAGTAACGATACGATGTGATTGGGAAAAGGAG GAGGAGAAAGCTTGCTTTCGTGTAA GATTGTGGAGACGGATAAGATGA